Within Flagellimonas maritima, the genomic segment GTTTACTGTTGGAAGGCCCTAAAAAATTGATTGAATATAAAGATGATTAATCTTCTGTTCTTACTTTAAAAAATAAAATTAAACCACCCTGAGGATTGTCATTTTATTAAAGATTGAAATTCCAAAAATTTGAACAAATCATCGATTTAACTTCCTTTTATTATCCCAATGGCAAGGTATTTGTTAACTTTAAAAGTACTTATCGACCAGGTTGCCATGAAAAAACTTGTTTTTCTTTTTTCTTTTATTATTCTTTTAGGACATATCTCGGTTATGGCCCAAGGAGATATTCCTACGACGCGTCCTCTAAAAATTGGCGAGCGCAACACTTTGGATATTAAGCCCGCCAATCAAGGTACATCACTACGTATGCCATCGGTAATCGATGAAAACTTAACATCTAACAACAACGAACCTGGCGTTAAAATGCTTCCTGATAGGGAATTGTTACAAGCAGGCCATAACATGGTCATAGATCCAAAAGTTGGAGAAAAAGAAAAGAAAGGTTCCAAAGAACATTTCGGTGACCAATACTTAGGCGATGTAAAAACCTCTGCAAAATTTGTGGGCATTGTTTGCCGAGACCATGAGTACGTTGACGGAGATCGTGTTAAAATATATGTCAATGGTGAGGTTGTGGAACCAAATATTTTGCTTTCAGGATCTTTTAAAGGAATTAATCTTGATTTGATAAAAGGGTTCAACCGACTTGATTTTGAAGCCTTGAACCAAGGTTCGTCCGGTCCAAATACTGCACAAGTTGTCATTACAGATGATAAAGGACAAATTATTCACAACAATCGCTGGAATCTTTCCACGGGTTCTAAAGCGAGTCTTATTGTCATTAAAGAGGAAGAAAAGTAACCTTTCAAGTTCGAGTGTAAGCTCAAATTCAAGTTAAAGTTCAAATTTTGGATTATGGGTTTCCCTATGTATCCTAACTCCTAACTCCTAACTCCTAACTCCTAACTCCTAACTCCTAACTCCTAACTCCTAACTCCTAACTCCTAACTCCTAAAAAATATAAAATTCACCGTTCCCCAGGCTTGTAGTTTTTCACCGCCCTTTCCAACACATCCTCCTTGTAATAAGCGGCATTTTTCCATTTTACATCCGCATACATTTGTATTTGGTCGTCAAAGTGCGGAGATTTTGGGTCACCGCTCTGACCACCCGCCAAAATTGTTTTTGCTATTACTTTATCGCCAAACTCTACCGCTGCAACAAAACTATTGCCGCGAGTGCCATAAATCTTTTTGGTACCATTATCATAACGGGCACCGTAAGCTGCCAAAGCTCCCCAACGACCACTTGCAAAACCAATGGGGATACTTGGTTTGGAATCATTGAAAGGCTGTTTGATATCTCCATTTAGGCGTTGGTAACGGTTCACTTCGCCCCAGGGCATTTCCCAAGTACCAAAATCAGTAGTTAGTCGGTCGATTACTATTTCAAAAATCTTTAATTGCTCGCCGTCTGGGTCATTACTGCCCCAAAACATGACACGTTCCATTGGGGTCATTCCCTCAGGATAGTTACCAACTTTATAATATTGTGTTCCATAGTAATGCGCTAATGTCATGGCAACAGATTCTTTGGAAGTATTAAAATCCCATTTTCTTAATACTTCAATAGGTTTCAATAACTTAGGGTTTTTATCATCGTATTTTTCGTATGCCTTGACCAACCCCGGAATCAAAGCCTCAAAAGCAGGTAGATAGGGGTCATGTGCAAGTTGAATTAAACTATCCAGGGTATATCCACCTCTATCGGTCAATAATTCAATGGCATGGACACCCCTAAAATTTTCTTGGTCGCGAGACATGTATTTGGGATAATCGCCTCTTTTTGGACTAAATTCCAATGCAGCTGTAAAAGGCGTTGAATTACAATTCTGAATCCAACCATTTTCAGGGTTTAAGATCAAAATATTTTCATCTACAGTATGCAATCCTTGCCAATCCGTTTTTGGATTACTACCATCCACAGGTTTTGTGAAGTCGAATATAGTATCTCTTTTGGGAATAAAATTGCCATGGAAGTAAGCAATATTCCCTTCAGCATCGGCATAAACGGTATTATTGGAAGAATTTGTACGGATATCCATCATTTGCCGAAATCCTTTGTATCCCTCTTTTTTTGTTCTAACAAAAGATTGCTCCAAAGCCTTTACGGGCTCCCACATCATTGCCGAGGCCGTCCATTGCCCATCAACTGCGTGGGTTATGGGCCCATGATGGCTACGATACACAGGAAAAGTTTTTTCTTTTAATTTGCCATCCTTCTTATACTTCAATACAACCTCGGACGTTTCCACAGGTCTTAATTCTTCTCCATATTGATAAAACAGCTTATCATCATTCTTCACAATCGTTTCCTTGAATTCATCCATCACATCAGTATAAGTAGATGTATGCATCCATCCTGTTTTTTCATTAAATCCTTGATAAACAAAAAACTGGCCCCAAGTTACTGCGCCATAAGCATTCAACCCTTCTTCACTGACCACATGCACCTCTCCCCTAAAATAAAACGAAGTATGGGGATTAATCAATAACATTGCATTTCCAGATTTGGTCAGTGCTCCGGATATAGCAATTCCATTAGAGCCTTGAGGCTCCGCCATTTCTTTTTCTTTCTTCATGTTTTCTTCTTCCAATTCTGGAATTTCCATACCGCTTTCGTAGAAGGCTTTAATTTTTTCAATTGATATGCGCTCAATATCTCCACCAATGCTTCCTTCACTAAAATACATAGGCATCCAAGGTTCAAATCTGGTCAATAATCTTGGCTTAACCTCTGGATGGGTATGTAAGTAGTAATTGATTCCGTCCGCAAAGGCATCACACAATTTTTTTAACCATTCCGGACTATTTTCATAATTGGCGATTGCCTTTTCTTCTGTCATAAAAAGTTTGGCGCGCAGGTCACTGTACAATACTTCTTCTCCTTCGACTTCCGCCAATCTACCTATGGCCCAGATATAGTTTTGTTCTACACGATTAAAATCATCCTCGCACTGTGCGTATAACAATCCAAATACTGCATCAGCATCTGTCTTGCCATACACATGAGGCACCCCGTAATCGTCACGGATAATTGTTATATTTTCTGCTTGGGCTCGCCATTTTTCAATTTCGGTCCCTGGTTTTTGCGAACAGGAGAGTGCGAGGAAGAAAACAAGTAATGTTGTTATTTTCATTGGAAAAAGTTTATGATTTTTTTAAAAATCGTGTCTTTAAAACAATTTGAGCTTTGCCCACCCTACATTCCACTTCCTGTGGATTGGTGGTCAAGCGGATATTTTTTATCACGTTGCCTCTTTTTAAGGTCTTGGACATCCCCTTAATTTTCAAATCTTTCGTAACATGAACATTGTCTCCATCTTCCAAGATATTGCCATTACTGTCCTTTGTATCCATAAACAAATGTTTGAGCGTGAATTTAAGGGTCTAGAAACATAAAAACTAACAATTGCACCAAAAACAACTGCTCCAAATTTACTAATGATATTTCTCTTTATTTTTCAAGTAACTTGCAGCTTATTTTGAATTATATATGGCAGAAAAAAAAGTAAGCATCTTAAAGGCTTTTAAAACCATTATTTGGCCTAGAAGAAATCTTGTTCTTACCGGTTTGTTATTTATTGTAATCAGCAAAGCGGCAAGCTTTGTGGCACCTATTTCCCTTAGATATTTTCTTGATGATATTGTACCGAACAAGGATTACGATTTACTGAAAATCTTGGTTGCCGTGGTCATTCTTTCTTTTTTGGTACAAGCGGTCATGTCTTTCCTATTGACCAAGGTCTTGAGTATTCAAGCCCAGTTCATGATATCGGAGCTTAGGGCACAGGTACAAAAACAAGTGTTGTCCTTACCCATTCGCTTCTTTGACAATACAAAATCAGGAGCGTTGGTTTCACGCATCATGAGTGATGTTGAAGGTGTTCGCAATTTAATTGGAACTGGGCTGGTGCAATTGGTAGGGGGTACCATCACTGCTGTTGTTTCCCTGATTTTGCTATTGCGCATAAGTCCGAGCATGACGGTTTTGACCTTTATACCTTTAATCCTGTTCGCAGTTATAGCGTTAAAAGCCTTTAAAATAATTAGACCTGTTTTTAGGGAACGTGGAAAAATTAATGCCGAAGTAAAAGGAAGACTCACCGAAACCTTGAGCGGAATTCGTGTAATTAAAGGTTTTAATGCTGAGGAACAAGAGGGCAAAGTATTTGAAACAGGGGTTGAGCGATTGTTCAAAAACGTAAAAAAGAGTCTCACAGCTACCGCAATAATGACAAGCTCATCAACTTTTCTTTTGGGGTTGGCGACCACAGGAATTATGATGGGCTATGGTGGTTATAAAATGATGCAGGGCGAACTTACTACTGGTCAATATTTTGAGTTCACTTTTCTATTGGCATTAATGGTCGCACCAATCGTTCAAATGAGCAATATAGGGAGCCAACTGACAGAAGCTTTGGCCGGGTTGGACCGTACCGAAGAGTTAATGAACGAGACTGCTGAATCCGACGAGGAAAACCGCTCAGTTCAATTGGATAAAATTCATGGTGATATTACTTTTAATAATGTTTCTTTTGCTTATGAAACGGATGATGAGGTACTTCATAACATTAGTTTTAAAGTAAAGTCTGGGCAAGTAATTGCCCTGGTAGGAAGTTCTGGATCGGGAAAATCGACCATAGCAGGATTGGCTGCAAGTTTTCTGAATCCCACTAAGGGCACCATCACGATTGACGGCCAAGATTTGGCGAAAATTAACCTCAACAGTTTTAGACAACACTTAGGGGTGGTGCTGCAAGATGACTTTTTATTTGAAGGAACCATAAAGGAAAATATTCTCTTTCCAAGGCCCAATGCCTCTGAAGAACAATTACTGGCAGCAGTAAAGGCGGCCTATGTTGATGAGTTCACTGACCGATTTGAAGATGGCTTGAATACTTTGATAGGAGAAAGGGGAGTGAAGCTTTCCGGGGGACAACGCCAACGTATTGCCATTGCCCGTGCAATTTTGGCAGATCCGAGGATTCTGGTTTTAGATGAAGCTACCTCCAGTTTGGACACTGAATCCGAAGCGCTCATTCAAAAAAGTTTGGCTGAGCTCACCAAAGGGAGAACCACCTTTGTGATTGCCCATCGCTTGAGTACAATCCGAAAAGCTGACCAGATTTTGGTCATTGAAAATGGAAATATTGCCGAACGGGGAACCCATGAAGAGTTGATTGAAACCAAAGGAAGATATTATAATTTGTTTACTTACCAAGCTAGAATTTAACGTGAATTATCATCATAAATCCAACTAGCTGGAATTATTGCAGTATCAGAACCATCAGATTTTACAACTTCAGTAGGCATAATTGCTAATTCAAAGTTATTGCGATTATTTTCTAACTTGACAATTTTTCTTCTAAAACTTATATCTCTTAAATCATTGCTATAACTAGTTGGAGGAAAATATATTTTTATTTTTTTGGCAGGAAAATTCTCTTTTATAAATTCCAGAGGCGGTACTAAATCGCTGTCAGCTGAAATTAGAACAACTTTATCAACTTTATTTAAAGCACAATCCCCTAATAATTGTACAGATATATTTACATCAGTTCTCTTTTCTTCAGGCTTTTCAAATTGTTGCTTACAATTGTTACACATCATGGGTTTCATGATATATTTTCCCCTTATCAATTCAAATTTATCCTTATTAATTATATCATTTGCCTTAAATAAGGCGCTTTGCCTAATACGCTTACCAAGACTTAATGGCGGTGCAGTAAAATATTTCACTTTTATTAAAGTATCATCAGGACCTAAAAATTGTTCACATAATTTAACAATATCAATCCAATAATATTTAGCCCAAGTTGAATCAATCCTTTTTTTATTTTTTAAGCCATAATAAAAATTAAAGCCGTCTATATAAAAAATAGTCCTCATTCTCCTGTTTTTAAATGAAAAACTGCCGAGTAAGAAAACTTGCTCGGCAGTTGTACCCTACCAAACGATAGGGCGATGCGTTATAGTGCAAATATACTATAATTTAATAATAATCATTCTAAATAAAATATAAAAAGGATAATGTTTCTAACTCTCTTCAGGAGCCAATTCCACTTCAAGGCCTTCCAAATCTTCGGTAATATGAATTTGGCATCCTAACCGACTGTTGTCTTCTACAAAAAAGGCTTCGGAAAGCATGGCTTCCTCATCGTCGGATTTTTCTGGAAGTGAGTGATCGGATTTTACGTAACATTGACAAGAAGCGCACATGGCCATTCCACCACAAATTCCAATAGTACCCTCTGGAGCAAGCTCATAAGAACGAACTACTTCCATCAAGTTCATGTTCATATCGGTAGGGGCATCAATTTCATGTAGATTGCCTTCTCTATCTATAATTTTGATTTTGATATCAGACATTTGAATTTGGTGGATTAGTGAAATAACGGATTATTATTGAGCAAAATATGGTAAATATGACCAATTCTACTTCATTGATTTTATAAATGCATACAACATTTTGGAAATTTCGTTTGTCTTTTCAATCAATATCCCAGATTTCTTTTTATCGATATAGTTTAATCTCTCAGATAAATATAACATCGATCTTACCTCGCTATTTGAAGCTTGAGAGAAATAAAGAAATCTTTTAAAATCCGCATTTGAACTTCTTTCAAAACCTTCTGCTATATTGTTGGAGATGGAAACTGTTGCCCTTGTTATCTGATCTTTAAATCCAAAATCCTTTGTACCTAAAAAAATTTCATAAATATCCACTGCCAAATCCTGGGATTTTTGCCACATCTTCAAATCTTCAAAAAGTTGTACGGTCATAAAATACTATTTCACTTTCGCACTAAACCACTATTCAACTAATCTATTGCTTTTACAACTGCCTTAGGCGCCTCTTTCTTACTCCCATCAAAACCGGTTACACCGCCCACAGTAGTATATTTCATTACGTACTTTTTATCTGGGAATATCCGTTGGTAGGCACTTTGACACATCAAGGTGGCCTCGTGAAAACCACATAGAATAAGCTTTAACTTTCCAGGATAGGTGTTGACATCACCAATGGCATAAATTCCAGGAATATTGGTTTGATAGTCCAAAGTATTGTCCACTTTTATGGCATTCTTTTCAATTTCCAGGCCCCAATCCGCAATAGGCCCCAATTTTGGTGAAAGCCCGAACAGCGGAATAAAATTATCTACTTCCAGTAAGATATCATCAGAAGCGTTAGTGGTCTTACGTATAATAACTGATTCAAGCTTATGCTCTCCTTTTAACGCTACGATTTCAGCTGGAGTGATCAGATTTATTTTTCCTTGATTCTTGAGCTGTTGCACTTTTTCCACAGAATCCAACGCGCCCCTAAACTCATTGCGCCTATGGACCAAGGTCACCTCCGAAGCTATTTCGGCCAAGAAAATACTCCAATCCAATGCAGAGTCACCGCCACCTGCAATGACTACTTTTTTGTCTTTGTATATTTCAGGTTCTTTAATCATGTAAGCAACCCCATTGTCCTCATACTTGGATAAATTTTCCAATAATGGCTTTCTTGGCTCAAAACTTCCCAAACCTCCGGCAATGGCTATGATGGGGGCATGATGTTGCGTGCCCTTATTTGTAGTTACTATAAAAGAACCATCTTCCAGTTTTTCGATTTTCTCCGCTCTTTCCCCTAAAGTAAATCCTGGTTGAAACGGTTTTATCTGTTCCATGAGATTATCCACCAAATCCCCTGCAAGTATTTCCGGGAATCCGGGAATGTCGTAAATGGGCTTTTTGGGATAAATTTCCGAACATTGCCCTCCTGCTTGGGGGAGTGCATCTATCAAATGACATTTTAGCTGTAACAAGCCCGCTTCAAAAACGGCAAAAAGACCCGTAGGGCCTGCTCCAATTATCAGTATATCGGTTTTAATCATTCAGAATCATGTTTGGATATCTGCACAACTTAAGGATTGTACCGGGAAAGATTTATGATTTTTATCAGACTAACTTACATTGACCACCTCTTCAATTTGTGGGACATATTTTTTGATGGTCATTTCCACACCACTTTTCAAAGTCATCTGATTAACACTGCATCCAATGCAATTGCCCTCGAGCTTAACCTTCACAGAACTGCCATTGTCTATTGATATCAATGAAATATCACCTCCATCGCTTTGCAAAAATGGTCGTATCTCATCCAAGGCCTTTTCAACATTTACTTTAATTTCTTCTGATGTCATGCTCATTTCTTTTTGACGGCAGCACAACCTGCCATTGTTGTAATCTTGATTGCTTCCGTAGGTGGCAAATCTTTATTTCTTCTCACCAATTCCTGAACTACGTTTCGTGTAAGCTCTTCAAATGCCGCTTCTGTTGGAGTAGCAGTCTGTAATGCTGCCGGTCTTCCTATATCACCTGCCTCACGAATGCTTTGTACTATCGGAATCTCCCCAAGAAAAGGAGTGTCCAAGTCTTGCGCCAAGTTTTTGGCGCCATCTTTTCCAAAGATATGGTATTTGTTGTTAGGCAGCTCTTCTGGAGTAAAATAGGCCATATTCTCAACAATTCCCAGAACGGGAACGCTTATAGCCTCTTGTTGAAACATAGCGACTCCCTTACGCGCATCTGCCAGAGCAATTTCTTGTGGCGTGCTCACTACGACAGCTCCTGTAACTGGCAACGATTGCATGATGCTCAAATGGATATCCCCCGTTCCGGGAGGCAAATCCAATAAAAGAAAATCGAGTTCTCCCCAGTGAGCGTCAAAAATCATTTGGTTCAGTGCCTTGGAGGCCATAGGTCCCCTCCAAATTACCGCTTGGTTGGGCTGCGTAAAAAATCCGATGGAAAGTAACTTAACGCCGTAATTTTCTACGGGTTTCATTTTTGCCTTTCCGTCTATATTCACGGACAAAGGTTTTTCCAAAGCAACATCGAACATAATAGGCATGGAAGGGCCGTAGATATCAGTGTCCAATAATCCAACCTTAAAACCCATTTTTGCCAATGTAACAGCTAAGTTTGCCGTTACGGTAGATTTGCCCACTCCACCTTTTCCAGAGGCGACAGCAATAATATTTTGTATACCGGGAATTGGATTCCCCTTGATCTGGTTTACTTTTGGTTTTGAAGGGGCATCAACTTTTAAGTTGATTTTAATCTTTGCTTTTTGATAGACTTCTTGATGGATAATTTTTAAAATCTCTAACTCCGTTTTCTTTCTTGCTTGAAGGCTTGGGTTTTTTATGGTCACATCCACCTCCACTTCATCACCAAATACCTGTACATTGGATACCGCTCCACTTTCAACGATATTCTGCCCTTCACCGGGTGCGGATATGTTTTCCAATGCCTTTAAAATGTCTGCTTTGTTCAACTTCATCAATCCTATTTTTGTTTGCAGTCGTTTAAACCGATTCTAAATTACAAAGATACGGTTTGGGGATTATATGAAGAAGTCTGTAGATTGAAAATGAAGATGGTACGATAGATAAATAATTTTAAGGGGAATTACCTTTTTGTTGCACAAATGGTATAAATTGAAATTGATTTATAATTCGGCATCGAGTTCCTTTCCAGGGTCCCAAAAGTGTTTTTGAAAATCAATTATCTGATTATCCACAACTTCTATGCCTTCATTTTCCAAAAGCTGTTGCATTAAATTGGTTCCATCAAAATGATGTTTCCCAGTGAGTACACCTACCCTATTTACAACTCGGTGTGCTGGCACTTCCTTGGCCAATGAATTGTTCATGGCCCAACCGACCATGCGGGCACTACGAGCAGCTCCCAAATACTTTGCAATTGCTCCGTAGGAGGTTATTCTACCGTAAGGAATTAATTTAGCAACCTCGTAGACTTTATCGAAAAAGTTTTTATCCTCCATCTATTTATAAAAAATCCGAATTAGTGTAATGACCAAAAGAACCAGCATCAATGCACTCAATATATAATTTGAATTCTTGGAAAATCGATTTGTCTTGGTTTCCAATTTATTAAAATAGAAAACGTATAGGTATAAAACCGAAAAGGTTCCCATTCCTGCAGCCATAATGAAAGTAATGATGTCATCTGCCTCAAACTTTATCCATCCTGCTTTGTTCCACATGGCGTTTAAGCCACTATAGTAAGGAATCGTCAATAGATTAAGGGCGGCCAATAAAATTCCTTTGAAAAAACTATTCTTTTTACTGACCTTGACTTCTTTTGGCCTATGTTTTTTATTACGTCTTGCCTTAATGAAAAAGTAGATTGCGAAAAACGCGAATACTGCCAGCGCAATTTTCAGAAGCATGTCTATAACTTCCGGGTTTTTATACAAAAACTTGGAGATTAATACGGAAATATATGCCTGTACCATGATCATAGTAGATACACCCAAGCTAAAGATAACTCCATTCAACTTTCCTTTTTCAACACTGGTCTTGGCTGCGTTCATATTGAGCAGACCAGGAGGCACCGTTGCCATAAATGCTGCGGAAAAAGTTGCAAAGAAAAGGATGAGTACGTGCGTCATTGGCTAGTTTATCCTAAATTGGATATATGTTATGGGCTTTCCCTTTTCAAGATACTGATTTTCGTAAAAAGTCTGTATTTCCAAAACTTCTTTGGGGCTTCCCTCATTTTTGTAAACATCATGGTTGGAATATATAATCTCATGTCCTTGACCTTGCAAAAGACCCAGCGTATAT encodes:
- a CDS encoding acylase, which produces MKITTLLVFFLALSCSQKPGTEIEKWRAQAENITIIRDDYGVPHVYGKTDADAVFGLLYAQCEDDFNRVEQNYIWAIGRLAEVEGEEVLYSDLRAKLFMTEEKAIANYENSPEWLKKLCDAFADGINYYLHTHPEVKPRLLTRFEPWMPMYFSEGSIGGDIERISIEKIKAFYESGMEIPELEEENMKKEKEMAEPQGSNGIAISGALTKSGNAMLLINPHTSFYFRGEVHVVSEEGLNAYGAVTWGQFFVYQGFNEKTGWMHTSTYTDVMDEFKETIVKNDDKLFYQYGEELRPVETSEVVLKYKKDGKLKEKTFPVYRSHHGPITHAVDGQWTASAMMWEPVKALEQSFVRTKKEGYKGFRQMMDIRTNSSNNTVYADAEGNIAYFHGNFIPKRDTIFDFTKPVDGSNPKTDWQGLHTVDENILILNPENGWIQNCNSTPFTAALEFSPKRGDYPKYMSRDQENFRGVHAIELLTDRGGYTLDSLIQLAHDPYLPAFEALIPGLVKAYEKYDDKNPKLLKPIEVLRKWDFNTSKESVAMTLAHYYGTQYYKVGNYPEGMTPMERVMFWGSNDPDGEQLKIFEIVIDRLTTDFGTWEMPWGEVNRYQRLNGDIKQPFNDSKPSIPIGFASGRWGALAAYGARYDNGTKKIYGTRGNSFVAAVEFGDKVIAKTILAGGQSGDPKSPHFDDQIQMYADVKWKNAAYYKEDVLERAVKNYKPGER
- a CDS encoding alkylphosphonate utilization protein, with the translated sequence MDTKDSNGNILEDGDNVHVTKDLKIKGMSKTLKRGNVIKNIRLTTNPQEVECRVGKAQIVLKTRFLKKS
- a CDS encoding ABC transporter ATP-binding protein codes for the protein MAEKKVSILKAFKTIIWPRRNLVLTGLLFIVISKAASFVAPISLRYFLDDIVPNKDYDLLKILVAVVILSFLVQAVMSFLLTKVLSIQAQFMISELRAQVQKQVLSLPIRFFDNTKSGALVSRIMSDVEGVRNLIGTGLVQLVGGTITAVVSLILLLRISPSMTVLTFIPLILFAVIALKAFKIIRPVFRERGKINAEVKGRLTETLSGIRVIKGFNAEEQEGKVFETGVERLFKNVKKSLTATAIMTSSSTFLLGLATTGIMMGYGGYKMMQGELTTGQYFEFTFLLALMVAPIVQMSNIGSQLTEALAGLDRTEELMNETAESDEENRSVQLDKIHGDITFNNVSFAYETDDEVLHNISFKVKSGQVIALVGSSGSGKSTIAGLAASFLNPTKGTITIDGQDLAKINLNSFRQHLGVVLQDDFLFEGTIKENILFPRPNASEEQLLAAVKAAYVDEFTDRFEDGLNTLIGERGVKLSGGQRQRIAIARAILADPRILVLDEATSSLDTESEALIQKSLAELTKGRTTFVIAHRLSTIRKADQILVIENGNIAERGTHEELIETKGRYYNLFTYQARI
- a CDS encoding NYN domain-containing protein, which encodes MRTIFYIDGFNFYYGLKNKKRIDSTWAKYYWIDIVKLCEQFLGPDDTLIKVKYFTAPPLSLGKRIRQSALFKANDIINKDKFELIRGKYIMKPMMCNNCKQQFEKPEEKRTDVNISVQLLGDCALNKVDKVVLISADSDLVPPLEFIKENFPAKKIKIYFPPTSYSNDLRDISFRRKIVKLENNRNNFELAIMPTEVVKSDGSDTAIIPASWIYDDNSR
- a CDS encoding 2Fe-2S iron-sulfur cluster-binding protein; translation: MSDIKIKIIDREGNLHEIDAPTDMNMNLMEVVRSYELAPEGTIGICGGMAMCASCQCYVKSDHSLPEKSDDEEAMLSEAFFVEDNSRLGCQIHITEDLEGLEVELAPEES
- a CDS encoding four helix bundle protein — translated: MTVQLFEDLKMWQKSQDLAVDIYEIFLGTKDFGFKDQITRATVSISNNIAEGFERSSNADFKRFLYFSQASNSEVRSMLYLSERLNYIDKKKSGILIEKTNEISKMLYAFIKSMK
- a CDS encoding NAD(P)/FAD-dependent oxidoreductase; the encoded protein is MIKTDILIIGAGPTGLFAVFEAGLLQLKCHLIDALPQAGGQCSEIYPKKPIYDIPGFPEILAGDLVDNLMEQIKPFQPGFTLGERAEKIEKLEDGSFIVTTNKGTQHHAPIIAIAGGLGSFEPRKPLLENLSKYEDNGVAYMIKEPEIYKDKKVVIAGGGDSALDWSIFLAEIASEVTLVHRRNEFRGALDSVEKVQQLKNQGKINLITPAEIVALKGEHKLESVIIRKTTNASDDILLEVDNFIPLFGLSPKLGPIADWGLEIEKNAIKVDNTLDYQTNIPGIYAIGDVNTYPGKLKLILCGFHEATLMCQSAYQRIFPDKKYVMKYTTVGGVTGFDGSKKEAPKAVVKAID
- a CDS encoding NifU family protein, which codes for MTSEEIKVNVEKALDEIRPFLQSDGGDISLISIDNGSSVKVKLEGNCIGCSVNQMTLKSGVEMTIKKYVPQIEEVVNVS
- a CDS encoding Mrp/NBP35 family ATP-binding protein; this translates as MKLNKADILKALENISAPGEGQNIVESGAVSNVQVFGDEVEVDVTIKNPSLQARKKTELEILKIIHQEVYQKAKIKINLKVDAPSKPKVNQIKGNPIPGIQNIIAVASGKGGVGKSTVTANLAVTLAKMGFKVGLLDTDIYGPSMPIMFDVALEKPLSVNIDGKAKMKPVENYGVKLLSIGFFTQPNQAVIWRGPMASKALNQMIFDAHWGELDFLLLDLPPGTGDIHLSIMQSLPVTGAVVVSTPQEIALADARKGVAMFQQEAISVPVLGIVENMAYFTPEELPNNKYHIFGKDGAKNLAQDLDTPFLGEIPIVQSIREAGDIGRPAALQTATPTEAAFEELTRNVVQELVRRNKDLPPTEAIKITTMAGCAAVKKK
- a CDS encoding MGMT family protein, translated to MEDKNFFDKVYEVAKLIPYGRITSYGAIAKYLGAARSARMVGWAMNNSLAKEVPAHRVVNRVGVLTGKHHFDGTNLMQQLLENEGIEVVDNQIIDFQKHFWDPGKELDAEL
- a CDS encoding LysE family transporter gives rise to the protein MTHVLILFFATFSAAFMATVPPGLLNMNAAKTSVEKGKLNGVIFSLGVSTMIMVQAYISVLISKFLYKNPEVIDMLLKIALAVFAFFAIYFFIKARRNKKHRPKEVKVSKKNSFFKGILLAALNLLTIPYYSGLNAMWNKAGWIKFEADDIITFIMAAGMGTFSVLYLYVFYFNKLETKTNRFSKNSNYILSALMLVLLVITLIRIFYK